Proteins co-encoded in one Aspergillus fumigatus Af293 chromosome 6, whole genome shotgun sequence genomic window:
- a CDS encoding polysaccharide deacetylase family protein, protein MGKKRVLVAYGVDIDAVAGWLGSYGGEDSSNDISRGLWAGHVGTPRLLKLFDKYNIKATWFIPGHSLETFPEECAQVRDAGHEIGLHGYSHENPSDMTPEQQKDVLDKTYRMLTDFCGRPPRGIVAPWWETSKEMADLLLAYGIEYDHSMSHHDCQMYWLRTGDTWTKIDYSQKAETWMKPLVRGQDTGLVEIPGNWYIDDLPPMMFIKNAPNSHGWVNPRDIEDIWKDHFDYFYREYDSFVFPMTIHPDVSGRPHVLLMHERIIEHINKHEGVEWVTFEQMCDEFKKNNKPPEGAKMPVTPVLE, encoded by the exons ATGGGCAAGAAACGTGTATTGGTCGCCTATGGAGTGGATATCGATGCTGTTGCGGGGTGGCTGGGGTCCTACGGTGGTGAGGATAGCTCGAACGATATCAGTCGAG GACTCTGGGCTGGTCATGTGGGAACGCCACGTCTCTTGAAGCTCTTCGATAAATATAACATCAAAGCCACATGGTTCATCCCCGGCCACTCCCTGGAGACCTTCCCAGAAGAATGCGCCCAAGTGAGAGATGCAGGTCACGAGATCGGGTTACACGGCTACAGCCATGAAAATCCCAGCGACATGACTCCCGAGCAGCAAAAGGACGTTCTGGACAAGACGTACCGCATGTTGACAGACTTCTGCGGCAGACCGCCTCGGGGCATCGTGGCGCCCTGGTGGGAAACGAGTaaggagatggcggatcTCCTGCTTGCGTACGGAATCGAATACGACCACTCCATGTCCCATCATGACTGCCAGATGTACTGGCTTCGGACAGGGGACACTTGGACCAAGATAGACTATAGCCAGAAAGCGGAGACCTGGATGAAGCCGCTGGTCCGCGGCCAGGATACTGGACTTGTAGAGATCCCCGGGAATTGGTACATTGATGACTTGCCGCCAATGATGTTCATCAAGAATGCGCCTAATAGTCATGGATGGGTGAATCCAAGGGACATCGAGGATATTTGGAAG GACCATTTTGACTACTTCTACCGAGAGTATGACAGCTTTGTCTTTCCGATGACAATTCATCCCGATGTTTCAGGCCGGCCCCATGTCCTTCTCATGCATGAAAG GATCATCGAGCATATCAACAAACATGAGGGTGTGGAATGGGTAACATTTGAGCAAATGTGCGATGAGTTTAAAAAGAACAACAAGCCTCCAGAGGGTGCCAAAATGCCGGTTACTCCGGTTTTGGAGTAG